The genomic DNA tcatttaaaaaccaaggttaggctgcttatcagtcacgcactaaccccgagcaaggctcccaactttgctctatatataCTGGATCCtaggcacgcattggcctattatgaccacgaatctggtccgaccacgaatctgatcAATATTTAAAAACAATCAAATTCTAAAATCACAATATAATAAGCAATGTAACTCAACaattgaatcataaacaacatttactttgaaatgtaggatGATCTGTAATCTCATGAAATAACCAGGATATCGTGAAGGTTGGGTTTTAATCAAAGAAAGAATCAGAAAATAGAAGacccaagggttcaagagttacaagagTTGGTCTTCTGTTACACAAGATATAAGGGTTAGTATGATAAGCAATTTCATATCaggaatcagtatgtggtaggtatatatttatggagtagtatcatataggTGTGGCTTGTATATGTGAATTCAACAATCATCGGTTAATGAAGAAacaggcttatggctcaagattaataaaaatcagggtttgggttatgtacttcaaagtacttgcattATAGAATAATAATCATTTATAGTAACTGTGACATAGTGAAGAGCGTTccaaaatacttgcaatataatcaagaggaaaagaaacacttgccttatcgaTTCACTTTTACTTTACTAGCACTTATCAATTGattcccactcactgactacatgctttccctttctacgtctctCTTCCTCTGTTAAAtatcacatgtacttatcaatactatTTCTCAACATATTCTATTCGTTACACGCTTCTAACTaccattcgtttcacccaaatctgacgtACAGATTAAAAGTTACAGCATAAACAGTTAAACAATGCACGCACAATCATATTACGCATCAATCATACCatatataacacgtaacacgtaagatatttgattaaaataattaatcaaagaggattcggggttaaaatgatgttccaggtatttattacaaatttttaaacatttttcggaatttaaacgggactccgaattattttataattaaataatagggttcgaacacccgaatctggctttaaaataattttataataattatcgagccttgaaaataatttaaaataatattttaaagctcgaaactatttttcagaattttatattaaaagaattaattaaatctaattaaataatcaattaaaattaataactaattaaattaattaattaattaataattaaattaattgactaattaaataattaattatcaaataaaaattaattaaataaataaataaatttaatttcaaatttaaaatgatttttagaatttaaaataaataaaaataatttttgaaaataattataaaaaggTAATACcgtttttgaaaataattaaacaCAAATCTGGTTTTTGAAAGAATTTAAAATAGAATACATTTTCTGAAAAATCTGGAAACTTCCAGGTACCAAACTGTGAAAACATAAAAACATAATTGTTTTTAGAGgtttttggatcaaaaccgggttttgaTTAAACCGAACGGGTCGGGTATGAACTGGAACCGGGTCGGGATGAATCCTAGAATCCGGCCACCGGTTCTAACTCTGGCCAGTTCAATTCCGGCTTCAATGGCCATTGTTCTTCAGGGGTTTTGATTTTAATCGATCCTGTTTTGTTCCTGAAACACAAATCAACAGGATTTAACCACAAAAATCAGTTCAGCACGATTCTGGAAAAAAACTCGAACAAAACCGGTGAGAATCCGGTGAGTTCAATTAATCGATTTCCAGGAATCGTCAGTTACTCTACTGCATACCATTCGATTGCAATTTCAACAAGGATCACAACCATATCAATGAAATTAACAGATAACCCCTAAACAAGAAATTCTCAAATcaaattgaaaacattcaaagcCAATAAACCCTAATGTCATAATCCAAGAATCAAAATCACTTTTCTACATGATGCGAAGctcaaaatctgacatattatataccataatgatcagaaaaatattatctacacgattatgccatcaaatcatatcaacaacctCAAGAACAACAATTCATATTTAAATCCttaataaattcaaattaaaacaattaaacaGAAAATTACTTGATGTTTTTGGGttgaaactgatgattgattcagattctaaatttcgagagcttcgttttgatatatcgcaAGCTTGAATCGAAATTCGGTAAcaccttcgtttgtgcgtttgtTTTTCAAGAACATAACGTTTTTTCGggattttctctgtattttctatatttttactggttgcaaatgaataaacgaattaaaTGAAATAACcaataggctatttatatttacggaatattgatgcattttggatcgttaaattagttacttagccactaagtaactgcaaaaacgatccgatttgatatcaattttggataattatcccaaccgggctttttataaaacactttatacgaaaataatgtaatattatcccatCTTTCGATAATAcaggttttgttgattcaccgaaatgattatcgtatcaaaaatcttgcgccgggccgcgcacgggtcaaaccgtaatccagatcgaaaaagtcaaaacatgaaaaatgtctGGAACGATCATATTATGTTAGGAATGaattttcggaagagtttcgggttgtaaaaacgtaaaaacagttgaggttgggcgattcccggctttataaaataattttgtaattattcagaaaatagttaataaattcataaatcaatataaaatcatataatactccaaaaattaccagaaaaataccttaattatctatattttattctagacataataaaattgatacactcacattttatcacatatatacatctaaatattattatcaatcagcaTGATAACTCACcaaaattcaaataataattacataaaaatcatttattgataaaataattacatgcgatatcccggatattacataagtcctgagacaagagctattgtttcaatgatgacattcccaatattaATATTGTCATATCACAGagttttcccatgttgccatctccataagaaactcctgggccagctttctccacaaagtctgaaggcagggttttatttccagtcatatgtcctgaacatccactatccagtactaggatatttttcctgttgccctgcaatcacaaagaccactaatggttagttttaaggacccagacttgcttggatcctttggcctttttaagtttgttagcattatcagcggatttaatatcagagtttatgctaacatgctgtttatcagaacttatatcagactttgcatcagactttacactagaaggaattaaagcaactttcttcaaagaaggttttatttgataataatcatagtataaactatgatattacttacaagtataaatggaatgccataaacttccacaatgaaaacaaggattttgtggcttaaacctaacagactgactcttaactcctgacttaggagataaagagtttatattcttattcttcctgcaaaaagaagcaagatggttagagtttccacagttataatatttctttctaggagcattaggaacatgcatataattattgtttttattcacaccttcctttccattcctatttttcctagctgctttaaccttgttgacattccttatttctttcagcttatgcttaagctgcttctttgtcattaagcctattttgacttcagttggtttatcctgttctaatttgtcagaagttgacttctccttaacttctgtcacagactctttcatcttttcagaatcagactttacagttttagctacaaatttaacatgatttacatttggcttaacagtttgtttaacaataattggctcaatttgttcagttccttttcacttttatcaactccataacctaagccctctttccagtttccactacttaataaattctgagttattctgccagagttagtccaagtcctcataatctctttttctttttttaactcaattttgagagatttattcaattttagcaattcatctctaacataaaaagtatcatctctttctttctgagtttgatgaaacataactaattctttttctaaataatcatttcttttcttataagcaagattttcagaagttaatctttcacatgttaaagtttgatctctgtagctaataaacatggttttaagatataatctcaacttagtaatatcatcagtatgaaaggcataagttgtttgaggtacctttaattcagcagtttcagggctgccataagcatttgccattaaagcatgattcacctcatcttcagaatctgaagagtctgtccagcttttcttctttgtgacaagttccttgcctttgtcactctttcctttcttgcagttaggagatatgtggcctctttcactacaattgtagcatttgacatttgagttgtctcctctgtcagactttgcacttttgccttcatactttctgaaccctttcttatcaatACTTCCACCTTCCTTGAAAAACgtctttccccttctgaatttcttgtaggctatctttgtgatacccttcaccataagatcacacaattttatcatctcttcatcagcatctatttcaggtaaactttcagtttctgaatcatcatcatcataacttgatgattctgaatcagactttgtgatgagagcttttcctttgcctttcttagagacagccactttgggaaattcctcctcagccttaagagcaactgtccttgactttctctcatatctcttgcttctttgatccatctcaagttcataagtcttgagcataccataaatttcatcaagagtagtttcatcaagagcatagttgtctcttatagtagtagccttcaaattccaactttcaggaagagctaaaaggaattttagatttgaatcttcaagatcatattccttgtccaccagtgacagatcattcaagagtttgacaaacctgtcatataagtcagttaatgactcatcactttttgagtcaaagtgctcatactcttgagtgagtatagtcctcctgttcttcttaattgcatcagttccctggcatcttgtctccaaagcatcccatatcttttttgcagtcttgcaatgaattaccctgtttgacatgacatgatcaatgacactatgcaacaaatgccttacatttgcatccttggaaatggatgagatatcttcagctgtatactcacttttctcctttgttatgatctttgctggctgatctgcaactacaacagagagcttggttggcttatgcggtccttcattaattatgtcaaggtattctggatctgtagcttccaaaaacatagccatcttcactttccatatggggtactcagaaggtccCAGTATGGGAatcctaatagtctcatatcgactgtggatttgagtgtttttagtttcttcagttttggtgggcttggttggattttctgcttcttcagacatgattgtttggatctttactgtatgtgtgttaacagataagctctgataccaattgttaggtcacacaacactgtagaaggggattgaatacagtgtagaatacaatcaaatcgatttcgaacacaagtaatagtaaacatatatattcaatataataaactctgttacaatggaactgttctctctcagtgatgaacaaatatcacgagagctgctagattacaatgtatgatcttctcgataatgataacacatatagtgtaaacctatgtcagtgtttatatagtacacagttacaagataacttctaattgatttgaaatataattctgtctcctaaaatatatcgatcagatatcttatacaattctttaagttctctaactctttccatgcatatcttctttttgtattagtctcgttcttctttcctgtaaatcagtttccttcctttactgttagtcctcccgtacttaagttctaatatccatcttctgatatttatcttctgataatctaaatcctgatatccttaagttctgacttccagtaagtactgattccagtaagtactgatatttcctatttgttaagatctgaaaactaaacatgaaacatattagagatgacatctcaaatatatctaacaaaaaaGATCCGACGGTCGTGATAAAAAGGGATCACCAAAATGAAGGGTTAACCAAAGTATAAACTATATCTGATTCAGATTATTATAGTACAGTATAAATTTATTATCAATTAATGCTCATTGTtattgaatttattttatttaaaaaatatatattattgttTATTAGTTGATTTGATACGATTTAATTCAATTTATAAACATTTTTGCTATAATAGCTTCCGGATGAAACCTTACactttttttctaaataatttgTCAAAAGTTAATTTCCCCGAACTGAATTCAAATTATTTGATTAAACATTAAAAAGCATGGATAAacatttaatttaaaaatcattttcctCCTAAGAAAGTTGAAGTCATATGGCCTCCAAAAAGAAAAGTACAAGTCATATAATCTAAACATTCATAACCACTTTAAAAAATAAATCTCcgtataaaaatatatattttttggtTAAACCAAACAAACACCAATAAATGGGGAATAAACAAACGTCCAAAAATAATTTTCCCTCTGAAAAAAAGGTGTTACTTCGTCACATTTATGGGGTGTattcatttcagattttaaaagattGTTAATAATCTAtggattttaaaagattttcgtTGATTTTAATTTTTCGTGAATTTTGATGGAGTTGATCCAAAATCTTGTAAAGTCTTGCAGATTTTGTGGAGTTTTTTagaaatccatcaaaatctcatgtattttgaagagatttcaatatattaaaaatgtactagcaaatccatcaaaatccacaacttttttaaataaaagaaaatccatggacttttgaataccatcaaattttgatggatattttaaaatccaaattgaataccaccaaattttgattgatttttttaaatctaaattgaatacactcagattttaaaagactttttccaatatttgttagatattttcagattttaaaggattattTCAAATCCAAATTGAATAACCCATGATTTTTAAAATCCATAAAAATCCTTCAGAATCCCATACACCCCTTATATTGACATGGTAAATGTGCCGGGTAATTTGTAATATATTTTTTAGGATCCTTTAATTGACACAACTATACACAACTATCCTCGGTAGACAATACAAATCTCAGTAGACAATATAAATCTGGGGCGGATTCTGTAATTATATTTCAGGGGTTGCCGATCATATTTTTGTGAATACATCtttatattttttgaatttttgggATCACTttcatatattttcaaaaaaattaattataaaaattggtaatttttttattttaaggGCCACTAGTGTCCCGGTGCACCTTGCTAGATTTTCCCCTTATTACACCACAAACATAAGATATTGTTCCAACAGCTACCGCAATAGAATGTAAAACCTATACTTGCAGTGGCACTATTAACAAATTTTCTGCCGTCCATCCCTTCATTGACAATAATACTGTAAGTTTTCTATCTTATGATACACGAAGAGACTGATTCTGCGTATGAGTAATGTAGGACTCTACAAAAACATAAATCAACTTAATTTCTATCATCTTCCAAATCTTTGAACCCTCCGATTACGTAATTCTTCCAATGAAGGGTGATCTTCCAGAGGGGGCTGATCATTTGACAAACTAGAGGATAACAAAGCATCCTCGCCACTCGGACTTGTTCCACACATCTCGCACACAGTTAACCAGCCAGAATTGTCGTAAGTACATGCAGGGCAACTCCAAGGCGCAGGAGCATTTCTCATCTGATCCCGCCCCACTGTTCCCCTACCAGTGATTCGACGCCTCTGACTAATTCCTCGGACCATCCTTAAGGGCCAACTCAGAAAACTGTAAAAACCACCAATTACTGTTCGCAATGGGCGAGGATCCAAGTAAGAGGACTTCCAGCGCATGTACACGATCCCAGCAAGGATCCCACCAAGATGGCCAAGGAAGGAGACACCAGGCACAAACATTTGAATAAGAATCAGTTCAACCCATGCCGCTAGACGTGATGGCACCATTAGTCCATATACATAGCTATAATCATTCGATTGAGAATTGAGGACAACCTTCAAGGCGAAAAGAACACCAGAAAATCCAACGGCATACTCTCTGTAGTAGGGTCTCTCATAATCAAAGAAAACTACAAGAGCTTTTGCCAGCAATATTGTAATGCCCTGAGATAACCCAAGTAAGGTAGCAACCATAGCTGTGAACTCAACGCTCCCCATTGAGTTCTCCAACTGGACTCCTTTCCACAAGAGTGACATCATGTTGTAAACGAGATGTGAATCGTTTATGTGGTAAAAAGGTGACAAAAGTAAGCGTCTGAGATCCCCATTCTGCTCAACCACAAATGAATTATAACGATAATAAAGGTAACACATATGGATAAAGAGAAAGAAGAGATGCTTCAAAAGACTATAGAACTTGGAACAAAGCAACTAACATCATTAGATGTTGAACTACATCAGTTCAATAATCACATTGTTTCTAGCAATTGGAATAATATGATGTCAAAGGAAAGCAGTAAGTTCTCCCTAATTGTTAGCAATCACATACTCTGATTATAAAGAAAAGATGTGCATTATAAGACAgtgaataattaaaaaaaatgtcAGTGAAATAAACTTGATATCATTGATTTTCCAACAATACCAGAAAATACAAGAAGTACAAAGTCAATCTGTGAAAATAAGTTATTGCAATACACTTTTCCCTCTAAAAACAAATACAAACGTGTTTATTAACATCAACTATGAATTTGTCTGCACTCTTCTGCCATAAAGCAACAACATACAATAGTTTCAACCTCAAAAAAGTCTGATATCTAATGCAAATATGCACTGCTTCCTTCAGCAATCTAAGCACATTACAGTGATGGAAGTGATGGCAAATAAGCAGTCAGCAATTTATACCATGCCTACAGTACAAAAAGTTAGCCTTGTCCTCCAGAAACCTTTATTATTACACaattaatttcaaatttataGAAGAAACCAACCGCTTCCCATCTCATCATGACACACGCAAGTAACTACGCCATTGACCTCAGATTCAAATGATAATCAAACAGTTTACTTTTACCCTCTCACCAATATATAAATGTTGTTATGCAATTGAAAAATAGTTTCAATTAAATCCTGTAGGGATAATAGTTTCACCAAACTGTTCGTGGCCAAATTTATGATCTACAAATTTCTAGCAATCAGAATCTAACAAATCACTTTCCGTGTGATAGTACGCTCTCAGAAAATATAACGCAGTAGCACAACAAGTAATATCATCTTATCCGCCTTCACTAGCTAAATAATTAAACTACACCCTAACTTTCTAAATTCAGCTTTAACTCGTAAATTCGAAACCCTAACTCTACAAACATTTCACCTCAAAACAACTTCGCAGATCGCAATGAAAAATCAATACACTGTTTCATCATAACCAATAAATGCATTAATCAGGCAAAAAAATGATCAAAACGTTTGAAATTCGATACCTGGAGAATGAGATTGGGATTGAACCAGACTTGATCAATAGTAGGAATGAGATGATTAATAAACTTAGGTCTCAAATATATCAGCGTATTCGCCGCCACTAGCGCCGCCGTCACAGGAGGTTTCCGATCGAGTCTGGAGTACTCGCTCACCGCGTGAAACACCAGTAGCGGTAGCATTCCTCGCGACACTCGTCCATTTCTTCCTCTCTCCATGTATATCGTTAATTAGTTGTATCGATGTTGTTTGTAATTTGCCAATTTGAGATGAAAAAACAAGGAGGTTTTATTGAGTTGAGATCTGCATTTGTTTTCTTCGGTAGGAAGAAAAATAGGATGGTGGTGCTATGTAGGGCTGTTCACGAATCCAGTCGAGCCGAGTTTTGATGTAAACGAGCCGAGCTTTCATATTTTTCTGACGAACCGAGTCGAGCCGAGCTTTTCTATCGGATAAAAAATcttgttcgagctcgagctcgttatgtaacgagccgaacacgagcttgttcgcgaacaaATACGAGCCGAACCGAAACGAGCCGAGTTCGAGTTGTAATCGAGCTACTAGTTAAAAAATAAGCAAAAATATAATTCCATTAGCCCAAATCAACTAATCAAACCCAGCCCACAACAGAAGCCCAACCCACTTATCCTCACTGTCACAACTTACAACTTGCATTTATACATTCAATTACAAAACCATCTCCTTCGTTTTTATAAAGGCATCATCACCGTATATCAGCCTCAAGTTTTTTCCACATTCCATTTTCccttttttttatataaattaattcATACACACCTCCTTacttatctcttgcttccttcaatttcataaataataattatgATGGCGAGACCAGATCAACAATCTAAGGTTTCCACAAGCTCTCTTCTTTGATTCTCAACATCTCTGCCTTCTCCGATCCAGTTTTCCGATCATTCCCCGGCCCCTTCTCGCCGCTCCTCGTTACCGCAGCTTATGCCGGCCAGATTCGAGACGTTGCTGTTAGTAATATCAAGAAGTGATTTTATAGATGTGAATTGTGTTTCAAGATATATTTGCTTGATTTGGTTGTAATTGGGAATAACCCATATCATTATCTTTCTCCATCTCTCTCTGGTTATATGATTATATGTATTTTTTTCGAGCTTTATCGAGCGAGTTCGAGCCGACCGAATTTGAGCCGAGTTCGAGCCGAGCTCGAGTCGAACATATTAAaactcggctcgagctcgttttGCTTAACGAACACATTTATGTGTTCGAGTTCGAGCTCGAGTTTGTGAAAAAGCCGAGCCGAACGAGCCCTTAACGAGCCGAGCCCGAGCTTGTTCACGAACAGCTCTGTTCGTGAACAGCCCTAGTGCTGTGAATAACGTGTTGTAAATCGAATTAAGGCCCCGAATGTCTTTATTTGAGGTCAAATGACCCTCAATGTCACTTTTTGAATTTTTGACCTTAAATGTCACTTGAAAACGGTATTTCGggtgaaatttttaaaaataaacgAAAAACGCAGTCTTGTGTTGAGTTTTTCTATaacagttttttttttgaaataaaagaaaaacgcAGTTTCGTTTCGTGTTTTTGTGTAAAAACGCGGTTTCAAATTGAGTTTTTGATGAAAACGCAAATTCAGAAATAGTTTCGGTCAAAAACCAGTCTCATCTTGAGTTTATGAATATAAAAACGGCGTTTCAAACCGAGTTTTTCGTAAAAACGCAGTTTCTAACCGAGTTTTTCTCAGgatgcaaaaaaaaaaaatcaaaacgcAGATCCAAAATGAGTTAATATGAAAAACTCATTTTGAGATTGTGTTTTGCCCCCATAAACACAAATTGAAGTTGCGTTTTCaaattttttttggaaaaaaattGAAAACAGAACACAAAATCGCGTTTTTCATTAATAACAAAAACTTCACCTGAAACTACGTTTTGGAGTGACATTTGGGGCCAATTATTCAGAAAGTGACAATGGGGGCCATTTGCCCCCTAAAAGTGACATTTGAGGCCATCACCCTTGTAAATCTCGAATTACTAGATAATGTATGACTTAATAAATACATAGAGTAGAAATTGAAGAGAGAGAATTGTTGTTTAATATGTGTGTGATTTCAATAACTGAAGTTCCTATTTATACCTACAGAAAGATATGATAAGATTACACGTATAGGATTGCACGTgctacgaaaagataagataggattgcacgtgCTACGAAAGGATAATATAGGATTGCACGTGCTACGAAAGGATAAGATAAGATTTTAATCAAAATTCTTTCTTACTAAATTTCTTCTCTGAGAAGTTGTGCGAGTCTTCTTTAGTGAGTATCGCGAGTCTTTCTTAGTAAGATTTGACAATCATTATTATAACACCCCCTTGATTGTCAAATGTGAGTTATTGCAAAGATTGACTGCATCGTTAAAACCTTGCAAGGAAAAACCCAGTGGGATAAAAACCTTGACGAAAGGAAAA from Apium graveolens cultivar Ventura chromosome 5, ASM990537v1, whole genome shotgun sequence includes the following:
- the LOC141724757 gene encoding rhomboid-like protein 14, mitochondrial; the protein is MERGRNGRVSRGMLPLLVFHAVSEYSRLDRKPPVTAALVAANTLIYLRPKFINHLIPTIDQVWFNPNLILQNGDLRRLLLSPFYHINDSHLVYNMMSLLWKGVQLENSMGSVEFTAMVATLLGLSQGITILLAKALVVFFDYERPYYREYAVGFSGVLFALKVVLNSQSNDYSYVYGLMVPSRLAAWVELILIQMFVPGVSFLGHLGGILAGIVYMRWKSSYLDPRPLRTVIGGFYSFLSWPLRMVRGISQRRRITGRGTVGRDQMRNAPAPWSCPACTYDNSGWLTVCEMCGTSPSGEDALLSSSLSNDQPPLEDHPSLEELRNRRVQRFGR